One Megalopta genalis isolate 19385.01 chromosome 5, iyMegGena1_principal, whole genome shotgun sequence DNA window includes the following coding sequences:
- the LOC117226958 gene encoding SCY1-like protein 2 encodes MDVLTKLRNTVSNTISNTVQNTAYGLSQLSSVLPGNPVTREFEITAQIGSAGPALLWKVYNGYKKSTKQEAAIFVFEKRILERFSKNDKEAILETLKRGITQLTKLRHPQILIVQHPLEESRDSLAFATEPVLASLANVLGNHYNLPQPLPAALKDFKLHDIEIKYGLLQLGEGLAFLHGDVKLLHRNLCPESIVINSHGAWKIFGFDFCALNQSLEGKDPLWSYVEYDMSFSAIAQPNLNYQAPECILASSISSASDIFSLGMLVYVLHSPTSMPLHDCNNDLMKCKKFLSNFTGSIVTSKLLPIPEAIRDTVKLMLNHNPELRPDAHQFVKIEYFTDIEVKTLNYLDKIFQWDNLQKSQFYKGLPQLLKQLPHRVILHRVLPALYKELINPPMIPFILPSILYAMETSSVEEFREYILPNMKPVLTLDDPPQISLVLMQHVDLLLKLCTTEVIKTDIVPMLLRALESEWEQLQELCLSALPNIVTMIEGPVIKNAILPRMKKICLHSKGSNSKSLGVKVNCLLCLARMLPNFDRWLVLDQVLPFLQEIPHRGEPAILMAIIGIYRILLNHSKLGASKEILATKILPFLLPLCIEQNFSSSQYEILSNLVVEMINRVTTEHKEALNKLDAMRRETQKLDQELSQTSNMYKSINTSSDTVNATSPVRPSNSNANLQSLQMENGLTLEDKYRLIQQQEVHQRLQSQPLLTPKAIQPPPKKPQVKDLTATLLQSNLDQLNRSISSPKPDYTSMSSNMNSHQPFSSPGMNANMNMNTTTWVSNQMAWNSTVPQNTINYSINRGSLGTNQLEFNSNFNSDSNQKIENLPTQDIMDLLS; translated from the exons ATGGACGTGCTGACGAAATTGCGCAATACTGTCAGCAACACAATCTCCAATACTGTGCAGAACACGGCGTACGGTTTGTCTCAACTGTCGAGCGTCCTGCCAGGAAACCCAGTTACTAGAGAGTTTGAGATCACCGCACAAATTGGCAGTGCTGGTCCAGCTTTATTGTGGAAGGTGTACAATGGTTACAAAAAGTCCACAAAGCAGGAAGCAGCTATTTTCGTGTTCGAGAAGCGAATCCTCGAGAGGTTTTCGAAGAACGACAAAGAAGCTATTTTGGAGACTCTCAAGAGAGGCATTACACAGTTGACTAAACTGCGCCATCCGCAGATATTGATAGTACAGCACCCTCTGGAAGAGTCTAGGGACAGTCTGGCATTCGCTACTGAACCGGTATTAGCCAGTTTGGCCAATGTCTTGGGGAACCATTACAATTTGCCGCAGCCATTGCCAGCAGCCCTCAAAGACTTTAAACTGCACGATATCGAAATAAAATATGGGCTTTTGCAACTAGGGGAGGGTCTAGCTTTCCTACACGGAGATGTAAAGCTATTGCATAGAAACTTGTGTCCAGAGTCCATCGTTATTAACAGCCACGGGGCCTGGAAGATTTTCGGTTTTGATTTCTGTGCCTTGAACCAGAGCTTAGAGGGGAAAGACCCTCTTTGGTCGTACGTGGAATACGACATGTCCTTTTCAGCGATAGCACAGCCGAATTTAAACTATCAAGCTCCAGAATGCATTCTCGCGAGCAGCATCAGCTCTGCCAGCGACATTTTCTCCTTGGGGATGTTGGTGTATGTTCTACATTCTCCGACGAGCATGCCTCTCCACGATTGCAACAACGATCTAATGAAATGCAAGAAGTTCTTGAGCAACTTCACCGGTTCAATCGTGACCTCTAAACTCTTGCCGATTCCGGAAGCTATCCGGGACACGGTGAaactgatgctgaatcataatCCCGAGCTGAGACCGGATGCTCATCAGTTCGTCAAAATTGAATACTTCACGGACATAGAAGTGAAGACACTGAATTATTTAGACAAGATATTCCAGTGGGACAATCTACAGAAATCGCAATTCTACAAGGGACTGCCACAACTTCTGAAGCAGCTGCCGCATAGAGTTATACTGCACAGAGTGTTGCCAGCGTTGTACAAAGAGTTGATTAATCCCCCGATGATCCCGTTTATTCTACCGAGCATACTGTACGCGATGGAGACCAGTTCTGTAGAAGAGTTTCGTGAATACATTCTACCGAACATGAAGCCGGTATTGACTTTGGACGATCCGCCGCAGATTAGCTTGGTGTTGATGCAACACGTTGACTTGCTGTTGAAACTATGCACCACCGAGGTGATCAAAACTGATATAGTTCCTATGTTGCTGCGTGCTCTCGAATCCGAATGGGAACAGCTGCAAGAACTCTGCTTGTCGGCTCTGCCTAACATTGTAACTATGATCGAAGGCCCTGTGATTAAGAATGCAATTCTGCCTCGTATGAAGAAGATCTGCTTGCACAGCAAGGGCAGCAACAGCAAGAGTCTCGGCGTCAAGGTCAACTGTTTgctgtgtctcgcaagaatgttGCCTAACTTTGATCGATGGCTGGTCCTCGATCAAGTGTTGCCCTTCCTGCAGGAGATTCCACACCGCGGTGAACCAGCTATCCTCATGGCCATCATAG GGATTTACAGAATACTGTTGAACCACAGTAAACTGGGCGCAAGCAAGGAGATACTAGCAACAAAGATTCTGCCATTTTTGTTGCCACTGTGCATCGAGCAGAACTTCAGTTCTTCGCAGTACGAGATCCTCTCGAATCTTGTGGTGGagatgataaatcgtgtgacAACGGAGCACAAAGAGGCATTGAACAAGTTGGATGCAATGCGTCGCGAGACCCAGAAGCTGGACCAGGAGCTCTCGCAGACTTCCAACATGTACAAAAGTATCAACACCAGCAGCGACACCGTCAACGCGACTTCTCCAGTTCGCCCTTCGAACTCCAATGCGAATTTGCAGTCGTTGCAAATGGAGAACGGATTGACACTGGAAGACAAATACCG GTTGATTCAGCAGCAGGAAGTGCATCAGAGGCTACAATCTCAGCCTCTCTTGACTCCAAAGGCTATTCAACCACCGCCGAAGAAACCGCAGGTCAAGGACCTAACGGCCACCTTACTACAGTCTAATCTGGATCAATTGAATCGCTCAATATCAAGTCCAAAGCCTGATTATACCAGCATGTCCTCGAACATGAATTCGCATCAGCCGTTCAGTTCGCCCGGAATGAATGCGAATATGAATATGAACACAACTACTTGGGTCTCGAATCAAATGGCGTGGAACTCGACTGTTCCCCAGAACACTATTAATTACTCCATCAATCGAGGGAGCTTAGGAACCAATCAATTGGAGTTCAATTCCAATTTCAATTCTGATTCGAACCAGAAGATTGAGAACTTGCCAACGCAGGATATCATGGATTTACTTAGCTAA
- the LOC117226872 gene encoding calcium and integrin-binding protein 1 isoform X1 codes for MIENSYELFYYTTAAMGNSWSHKDIIDEDRLSTYAELTFLKRKQIVHIIYLLDNVDPGKLRENLQHRFAAEQIDVILPQIQCSPFRDSIYRVFSSQKDNHLSLEDVLDLYSAFCGDCPDEVRASWAFYIFDLDGDKIISTDDLIEAVKKLAGCEREDADIIEDEQAEHIAELVLKEMVFNRAATISREEFTHFVARIPEFFSAFHFRI; via the exons ATGATTGAAAATTCTTACGAATTGTTTTATTATACTACTGCTGCCATGGGGAATTCGTGGTCCCACAAAGATATAATCGACGAAGACCGACTTTCCACCTATGCAGAACTGACATTCTTGAAGAGAAAGCAAATAGTACA CATTATATATCTCCTGGACAATGTGGATCCTGGGAAGCTGCGTGAAAATTTGCAGCATCGTTTCGCTGCGGAACAAATAGACGTGATACTACCACAGATTCAG TGCAGCCCATTTCGAGACTCGATATATCGGGTGTTCTCCTCGCAAAAAGACAATCATCTGAGCCTCGAAGATGTATTGGATTTGTACTCAGCTTTCTGCGGAGACTGTCCCGACGAAGTCCGAGCCTCCTGGGCATTCTATATTTTCG ATTTGGATGGCGACAAGATCATTTCTACCGATGACTTGATCGAGGCTGTCAAGAAATTGGCAGGGTGTGAGAGAGAAGACGCGGATATCATCGAGGATGAGCAGGCAGAGCACATTGCAGAATTA GTGCTTAAAGAAATGGTCTTCAATCGGGCTGCAACAATTTCACGGGAAGAATTCACACACTTCGTCGCCAGGATTCCAGAATTCTTCTCCGCGTTTCATTTCAGGATTTAA
- the LOC117226873 gene encoding uncharacterized protein LOC117226873: MQLTISTTYDGGSYNYFRKFKYDAPPKSTMPSYKWGVQGGEEKSKSGINGIKAYSEISRGLKIPQNDISTIDVARMKEVDDLFKGVQVHRNQYKDHTGSRHPLQYFKADRYKYQCAPGATTSYFSKYPTNYIEYKIPPTVPLTYQRKMRTPYIPNLSLTGIYNERGCVAYKR; this comes from the exons ATGCAGCTTACCATTTCCACAACGTACGATGGGGGCAGCTATAATTATTTTCGAAAGTTCAAATACGACGCACCCCCAAAATCAACG ATGCCAAGTTACAAATGGGGAGTGCAGGGTGGAGAAGAAAAATCGAAAAGCGGAATCAACGGAATTAAAGCGTATTCAGAGATCAGCCGTGGTTTAAAAATTCctcaaaatgatatttcaacgATAGATGTTGCACGAATGAAGGAAGTCGATGATTTATTCAAG ggtgtccaaGTTCACCGGAATCAGTACAAGGACCACACAGGTTCCCGTCATCCCTTGCAGTATTTCAAAGCTGATCGGTACAAATACCAATGCGCCCCGGGAGCAACAACCTCATATTTTTCAAAGTATCCGACAAATTATATCGAATACAAGATACCGCCGACAGTGCCTCTCACGTACCAGAGAAAAATGCGCACTCCTTACATACCTAATTTATCCCTTACCGGCATTTATAACGAACGCGGCTGCGTCGCTTACAAACGATGA
- the LOC117226964 gene encoding uncharacterized protein LOC117226964, whose amino-acid sequence MGARNDRRSLTVDMRSSEHPLEMKNVIQVSRSVVRNLTNDAGQDQESVDFEKSEEEWIRKLASIDNEHSEKYGLTERNIDKLFQNLDRKYLSAKADRPCPMESDTVTNCLKENKEESFSCTKAVDKFKTCIDKSYHDTVRKDETRKKSKKKGSYSEDFFEGTC is encoded by the exons ATGGGTGCCAGAAACGACAGACGATCTTTGACGGTCGATATGAGATCGTCGGAGCATCCGTTGGAAATGAAAAATGTGATACAGGTCAGCCGATCTGTCGTTCGGAATTTAACAAACG ACGCAGGACAAGACCAGGAATCGGTAGACTTTGAAAAGAGCGAGGAAGAGTGGATCCGCAAATTGGCATCAATCGACAACGAGCATTCGGAAAAGTATGGTTTGACCGAACGCAACATAGACAAACTCTTTCAGAATCTGGATCGCAAGTACTTGTCCGCGAAGGCTGATCGACCCTGCCCCATGGAGTCGGATACA GTAACGAACTGCTTAAAAGAGAACAAAGAAGAGAGTTTCAGCTGCACCAAAGCGGTCGACAAGTTTAAAACGTGCATCGATAAATCTTACCACGACACCGTTCGCAAAGACGAGACCCGCAAGAAAAGCAAAAAGAAAGGGAGCTACTCCGAAGATTTCTTCGAAGGGACGTGTTAG
- the LOC117226872 gene encoding calcium and integrin-binding protein 1 isoform X2 → MIENSYELFYYTTAAMGNSWSHKDIIDEDRLSTYAELTFLKRKQIVHIIYLLDNVDPGKLRENLQHRFAAEQIDVILPQIQCSPFRDSIYRVFSSQKDNHLSLEDVLDLYSAFCGDCPDEVRASWAFYIFDLDGDKIISTDDLIEAVKKLAGCEREDADIIEDEQAEHIAELVRHFSRKIINRDRRLFS, encoded by the exons ATGATTGAAAATTCTTACGAATTGTTTTATTATACTACTGCTGCCATGGGGAATTCGTGGTCCCACAAAGATATAATCGACGAAGACCGACTTTCCACCTATGCAGAACTGACATTCTTGAAGAGAAAGCAAATAGTACA CATTATATATCTCCTGGACAATGTGGATCCTGGGAAGCTGCGTGAAAATTTGCAGCATCGTTTCGCTGCGGAACAAATAGACGTGATACTACCACAGATTCAG TGCAGCCCATTTCGAGACTCGATATATCGGGTGTTCTCCTCGCAAAAAGACAATCATCTGAGCCTCGAAGATGTATTGGATTTGTACTCAGCTTTCTGCGGAGACTGTCCCGACGAAGTCCGAGCCTCCTGGGCATTCTATATTTTCG ATTTGGATGGCGACAAGATCATTTCTACCGATGACTTGATCGAGGCTGTCAAGAAATTGGCAGGGTGTGAGAGAGAAGACGCGGATATCATCGAGGATGAGCAGGCAGAGCACATTGCAGAATTA GTTCGACATTTTTCCAGAAAAATCATCAATCGAGACCGACGACTGTTTTCATAG
- the LOC117226959 gene encoding ejaculatory bulb-specific protein 3 yields the protein MRRSSTGIRSSDPDFEPTPFTLYLDQRVSSRESKFDKMSHQIKIFLTVAVTAILASTFVQGEDESEEVMYSSKYDYLDVDEILNNDKLRKQYENCYMDTAPCNTPESLYIKEHLPEAFTTNCKKCTEKQVEFFNKVTDWYKANDMDAWNTIVKRTLERAKEEAEKRRQKE from the exons ATGAGGAGATCTTCAACGGGCATCCGTAGTAGCGATCCTGATTTTGAACCGACGCCTTTTACTTTATACCTGGATCAGAGAGTATCGTCGCGGGAATCGAAATTCG ACAAGATGTCCCACCAGATAAAGATATTTCTGACGGTCGCGGTGACAGCGATATTGGCATCGACGTTCGTGCAAGGGGAGGATGAGAGTGAGGAGGTGATGTATTCGTCCAAGTACGATTACCTGGACGTCGACGAGATCCTGAACAACGATAAGCTCAGAAAACAGTACGAGAATTGTTACATGGACACTGCGCCGTGCAACACGCCGGAATCGCTATACATAAAAG AACATCTGCCCGAGGCTTTCACGACAAACTGTAAGAAATGCACGGAGAAGCAGGTGGAATTCTTCAACAAAGTCACAGATTGGTACAAGGCGAACGATATGGACGCCTGGAACACGATCGTGAAAAGGACCCTGGAGAGGGCCAAGGAAGAGGCCGAAAAGAGAAGGCAGAAAGAATAA